The Xiphias gladius isolate SHS-SW01 ecotype Sanya breed wild chromosome 7, ASM1685928v1, whole genome shotgun sequence genome window below encodes:
- the relt gene encoding tumor necrosis factor receptor superfamily member 19L isoform X1, translating to MRNHLCCSALVLVTVFGCGGTAAVQCRWGEGCVCLQCPAGEEPSKACGQIQSPTEEVQCRLCPTGTFSDAFDSERCRPHASCKILGRKVVAPGTATSDAMCGDCLPGFHSTATGDVSTQSPCVKTASHVRTVRTVGKGPSAGAGGLVNGTMVRSAEEKTAEYAVFALVPIFCVMGLLGILICNILKKKGYRCTAEKEGGDEETATPQKEGNSCPYISDDLNEDTISVLVRLITEKKENAAALEELLLEYESKQMAMSKGSSIKFPMLSPLSPFRSLPRLCPHQSHLHTISGLSGLAPRHGYRCSRCAQRKWPPVLIPPLDSLKDPLKPPQTLILPSLETSTDQQKSPLLAGHSVDTTKQAVVPNTVQEKVEGNDGTEKKEGELTVLSVGRFQVAQIPEQKPVTMDTQTSSQEQRNSLFGGKPFSSSSSSGVRR from the exons ATGAGGAACCACCTTTGCTGCTCAGCTCTTGTCCTTGTCACG GTGTTTGGCTGTGGTGGGACTGCAGCAGTGCAGTGTCGGTGGGgggaagggtgtgtgtgtctgcaatgCCCTGCAGGCGAGGAGCCTTCCAAG GCTTGTGGGCAGATCCAAAGTCCAACAGAAGAAGTGCAATGCCGATTGTGCCCGACTGGAACCTTTTCAGATGCATTCGACTCTGAACGTTGTCGTCCACACGCCTCCTGCAAGATCCTCGGCCGAAAGGTTGTAGCCCCTGGGACTGCGACCTCAGATGCCATGTGTGGGGACTGTCTGCCTGG GTTTCACTCCACTGCCACAGGGGACGTTTCTACCCAAAGTCCCTGTGTGAAAA CAGCTTCGCATGTCAGAACAGTTCGCACGGTGGGTAAAGGTCCATCCGCTGGTGCAGGAGGACTGGTTAACGGCACAATGGTGCGCAGCGCTGAGGAGAAGACAGCAGAGTACGCTGTTTTTGCTCTGGTTCCCATCTTCTGTGTGATGGGCCTGTTGGGTATCCTCATCTGCAACATCCTGAAGAAGAAGGGATACCGCTGCACGGCTGAGAAGGAGGGCGGGGATGAAGAGACCGCCACACCGCAGAAAGAAG GTAACAGTTGTCCCTACATATCTGATGACCTGAATGAAGACACCATCAGTGTTCTTGTTCGCCTCATTACTGAAAAGAAAG AAAATGCTGCTGCACTGGAGGAACTGCTGCTGGAGTACGAAAGCAAACAGATGGCCATGAGCAAAGGCTCCTCAATCAA GTTCCCGATGCTTTCTCCCTTGTCCCCGTTCCGCTCCCTCCCCAGGCTCTGCCCCCATCAGTCCCACCTCCACACCATCTCCGGCCTCTCTGGCCTGGCCCCCAGACACGGCTACCGCTGCTCCCGTTGCGCCCAGAGAAAATGGCCCCCTGTTCTCATACCTCCTCTGGATTCCCTCAAAGATCCTCTGAAGCCCCCGCAGACCCTCATCCTGCCCTCCCTGGAAACATCTACCGACCAGCAGAAGAGCCCCCTGCTGGCGGGACACTCTGTCGACACCACCAAACAAGCTGTTGTGCCAAATACTGTACAGGAGAAAGTAGAAGGGAATGACGGGACggagaagaaggagggagagcTGACAGTGTTGTCTGTGGGGAG ATTTCAAGTTGCTCAGATTCCCGAGCAGAAGCCCGTCACCATGGACACCCAGACATCATCCCAGGAGCAGAGGAACTCTCTGTTTGGTGGGAaacccttctcctcctcttcatcatctgGCGTCAGGAG gtga
- the relt gene encoding tumor necrosis factor receptor superfamily member 19L isoform X2 — MRNHLCCSALVLVTVFGCGGTAAVQCRWGEGCVCLQCPAGEEPSKACGQIQSPTEEVQCRLCPTGTFSDAFDSERCRPHASCKILGRKVVAPGTATSDAMCGDCLPGFHSTATGDVSTQSPCVKTSHVRTVRTVGKGPSAGAGGLVNGTMVRSAEEKTAEYAVFALVPIFCVMGLLGILICNILKKKGYRCTAEKEGGDEETATPQKEGNSCPYISDDLNEDTISVLVRLITEKKENAAALEELLLEYESKQMAMSKGSSIKFPMLSPLSPFRSLPRLCPHQSHLHTISGLSGLAPRHGYRCSRCAQRKWPPVLIPPLDSLKDPLKPPQTLILPSLETSTDQQKSPLLAGHSVDTTKQAVVPNTVQEKVEGNDGTEKKEGELTVLSVGRFQVAQIPEQKPVTMDTQTSSQEQRNSLFGGKPFSSSSSSGVRR, encoded by the exons ATGAGGAACCACCTTTGCTGCTCAGCTCTTGTCCTTGTCACG GTGTTTGGCTGTGGTGGGACTGCAGCAGTGCAGTGTCGGTGGGgggaagggtgtgtgtgtctgcaatgCCCTGCAGGCGAGGAGCCTTCCAAG GCTTGTGGGCAGATCCAAAGTCCAACAGAAGAAGTGCAATGCCGATTGTGCCCGACTGGAACCTTTTCAGATGCATTCGACTCTGAACGTTGTCGTCCACACGCCTCCTGCAAGATCCTCGGCCGAAAGGTTGTAGCCCCTGGGACTGCGACCTCAGATGCCATGTGTGGGGACTGTCTGCCTGG GTTTCACTCCACTGCCACAGGGGACGTTTCTACCCAAAGTCCCTGTGTGAAAA CTTCGCATGTCAGAACAGTTCGCACGGTGGGTAAAGGTCCATCCGCTGGTGCAGGAGGACTGGTTAACGGCACAATGGTGCGCAGCGCTGAGGAGAAGACAGCAGAGTACGCTGTTTTTGCTCTGGTTCCCATCTTCTGTGTGATGGGCCTGTTGGGTATCCTCATCTGCAACATCCTGAAGAAGAAGGGATACCGCTGCACGGCTGAGAAGGAGGGCGGGGATGAAGAGACCGCCACACCGCAGAAAGAAG GTAACAGTTGTCCCTACATATCTGATGACCTGAATGAAGACACCATCAGTGTTCTTGTTCGCCTCATTACTGAAAAGAAAG AAAATGCTGCTGCACTGGAGGAACTGCTGCTGGAGTACGAAAGCAAACAGATGGCCATGAGCAAAGGCTCCTCAATCAA GTTCCCGATGCTTTCTCCCTTGTCCCCGTTCCGCTCCCTCCCCAGGCTCTGCCCCCATCAGTCCCACCTCCACACCATCTCCGGCCTCTCTGGCCTGGCCCCCAGACACGGCTACCGCTGCTCCCGTTGCGCCCAGAGAAAATGGCCCCCTGTTCTCATACCTCCTCTGGATTCCCTCAAAGATCCTCTGAAGCCCCCGCAGACCCTCATCCTGCCCTCCCTGGAAACATCTACCGACCAGCAGAAGAGCCCCCTGCTGGCGGGACACTCTGTCGACACCACCAAACAAGCTGTTGTGCCAAATACTGTACAGGAGAAAGTAGAAGGGAATGACGGGACggagaagaaggagggagagcTGACAGTGTTGTCTGTGGGGAG ATTTCAAGTTGCTCAGATTCCCGAGCAGAAGCCCGTCACCATGGACACCCAGACATCATCCCAGGAGCAGAGGAACTCTCTGTTTGGTGGGAaacccttctcctcctcttcatcatctgGCGTCAGGAG gtga